The stretch of DNA CGGCACCCTCCGGGGTGTGTACTCCTACGCCGGCTACTTCCGGGATGGCAACGATCTGGTGAGCGTGGTCCTTATGCTGAACCAGACCGAGAACCTGCGGGAGGAGCTGCTGGCGGCGCTGCTGGCCGCTTGGCACCAGGCCGCCAACCGTTAACAGGGGATCATGACCTCCATGCTGACCAACCTGGACCCCTTGCTGCCAAGCCTCATGGGCCGCATCCTCCTGGCCGCTGTCCTGGGTGGCCTGATCGGTATCGAGCGGGACATGCACGGCCGAGCGGCCGGCCTGCGCACCCATCTGCTGGTGGCGGCTGGCGCTGCCCTGTTCACGATCCTCTCCGAGCTGATCCCCGGCCAGGCCGCCCTGCGGCCAACGGCCTCGGGCCTGCCCGCCTTCGCCGATCCGGCCCGCGTCGCCTCCCAGATCGTGGTGGGCATTGGCTTTCTGGGCGCCGGCACCATCATCAAGGAGGGGCTCACCATCCGCGGCCTCACCACCGCGGCCTGCCTGTGGATCGTGGCCGCGGTGGGCATGGCGGCCGGCGCCGGCCGGCCCATCCTGGCGATCGCCACCACCGCGCTCGCCCTCCTGGCCCTGGTCTTCCTCCAGTACCTGGAGCGCTGGTATCCCAAGGTCTCCTACCGGACCCTGACCCTGGAGACGGCGGCCGAGGTGGAGATTCCCCAGGTGCTGGCCGTCCTGGCCAACCTGGGCCTGGAGACGGTCTATGTGGAGATCGACCGGAACTATGGCCGGAGGGAAACCGTGCTGCGGCTGTACCTGCGGCTGTTCCACCGCGGCCTCACCGACCGGCTGGCGCACCGGGTGATCACCGCTATGGAGAAGGCCGGCATCCCTTTGCAGCGCTTGCGCTGGAGCCGTTGACCGCCCGGGCCGCGCCCCCGGCGGCTCGGCCTGCGACAAGCGTGGACGATGGCGCTGCATCTGCCCTATACTGGCGGAAGAATGTCCCGGCTACCCCCAGCTGACAGCGGCCATGCCATGAGCCCCTCCTGCTACCGAATCCTCCTGGTGGACGACGAGGAGGGTGACTGTCGTCCCATCGCCGGCCTCCTGGCCCAGCTGCCCGGCCTGGCCTGCGATCTGACCTGGCTGGCGGATTTCGATCAGGCCAGGGAGGCCATCGCCCGCCAGGAGCACGACCTCTATCTTCTGGGCTACCGGTCCGGGAAGGGCCAGGGCCTCGACCTGTTGGACCTGGTGCACAAGCAGGGCAGCCCAGCGCCGGTCATCCTCCTGGCCGACACCGATGATCAGGTCACCGCCCGCCGGGCCATCGAGGCCGGTGCCGCCGATTGTCTGGTGAAAGACCAGCTCGACCTCCCCCTGCTGGGCCGGGCCATCCGCTACGCCATGGAGCGCAAGCAGGCCGAGGCGCAGATCCTGTCCATGGCCTACTACGACGGCCTGACCGGGCTGCCCAACCGGACCCTGTTCCGGGATCGGCTGCAGGCAGCCCTGGCCCAGGCCCGGCGCTACCGGCGCACCGCCGCGGTGCTGCTCCTGGACATCGACAACTTCAAGCGCATCAACGACACCCTGGGCCACGGGGTGGGCGACCAGCTGGTCCAGGAGACCGGCGGCCGCTTGCGGGAATGCCTGCGGGGGAGCGACACCCTGGCCCGCCTCGGCCAGGAGGGCGAGGAAACGACGGTCGCCCGCCTGGGCGGCGACGAGTTCATCATCCTGCTCACCGAGCTGCGGGATGTGCACGATGCGGCCCGGGTCGCCCAGCGCATGCGGGATGCCATTGCCCTGCCCTTCCGCATCAACGGCCACGAGCTGTTCGTCTCGGCCAGCATCGGCATCGCCTGCTACCCCCAGGACGAGGGCTGCGACACCGTGGACGGCATCCTCAAGAACGCCGACACGGCCATGTACCATGCCAAGGAGCTGGGCAAGAACAATTACCAGTTCTACAAGGAGTCCATGAACTCCAGCGCCATGCAGCGGCTGGTGCTGGAAAGCCAGCTGCGCTGGGCCCTGGAGCGCGAGGAGCTGGAGCTTTTCTACCAGCCCCAGGTGGCCCTGGCCTCCGGCCGGCTGGTGGGGGTGGAGGCCCTGCTCCGCTGGCGCCATCCGGGGCTGGGCCTGGTTCCCCCGGCCCGCTTCATCCCCCTGGCCGAGGAGACCGGCCTGATTGTGCCGATGGGCGACTGGGTGCTGCATGCCGCCTGTCGTCAAGGCCAGCGCTGGCACGAGGAGGGCTGGGCGCCGGTGCGGGTGTCGGTGAACCTGTCCTCCCAGCAGTTCCGGCAGCCGGGGCTGGAGGAGACCGTGACCGCGGCCCTGGCGGCCTCGGGCCTGGCACCGGCCTCCCTGGAGCTGGAGATCACCGAGAGCATCATGATGCAGAACCTGGCGGCCAGCCGGCAGGTTCTGGAGCGCCTCAAGGCCATGGGGGTGCGGATCAGCCTGGACGATTTCGGCACCGGCTATTCATCGCTGAGCTATCTCAAGAGCTTCCCCCTGACCGCGCTCAAGATCGACCGCTCCTTCTTGCGGGACCTGGCCAAGCGGCCCGAGGACACCGCCATCATCAACGTCATCATCGCCATGGCCCGGCATCTGGGCATGGAGGTCTGTGCCGAGGGTGTCGAGACCGTGGAGCAGCTGGGCTTTCTGGTCGAGCAGGGCTGCGACGTCATCCAGGGCTACCTGATCAGCACCCCGCTGCCAGCCGGCGAGGTGGTGCGCTTCTTCTCCCCGGCCCAGCCCCCGGGGGCCGCCTCGCCCGCGGTCCTGGCCCGGGCCGGGGGAGCGCTGCCGGCGCTGCCGGCCGCCGGCCCTGCGGCCGCGGCCGGCAGCGATCTCCGGGAGCGGCCCCTGAGCATCCTTTTGGCCGGTGCCAGCGACGAGGAGCAGCGGGCAGCGCGCGAGACCCTGCGCCAGGCGCGACTGGCCAACGAGCTGGTCACCGTGTCCGATGCCGCCGAGCTGGCCCGCCTTCTCCAGCCCGCGGCCGACCAGGGGCCACCCGAGCCGGCCTTGCGGCCCGGCCTTATCCTGCTGGACCGGGGCCTGACGGGGCTGGACGAGCCGCAGGCCCTGGCCGTCATCCGGGCCGGCGCCGAGCGGCAGCGCATCCCGATCCTGCTGCTGGCGGACGCCGGCGGCGACCAGCCCGGCCAGGCCATTGAGGAGCTGGGATGCACGGCCGGCCTCGCCAGGCCCATCTCCTTGCCCGGACTCCTGGCGGCGCTCGAGGCCTGGCCGGGCCTGTCTATCGAGCTCGTTCGTCCCCCCGCCGGAGAGTGATCCCGATCGCCCGGCGGCGGGCCGGAGCCGCCCTCCGCCGGCCGCCCTGGTGACGCCCGCCGTGTCCTTTTCCGAGCTGATCGCCCAGGCCCCCCACCACTCCGGCGTCTATCTGATGCGGGATGCCGGCGGCACGGTCCTCTATGTCGGCAAGGCCCGGGACCTCCGGAAGCGGCTGGCCAGCTATGCCCGCGCTGCCGGCAGCGGCAAGACCGGGGCGCTTCTGGCCCGGGTGCAGCTGGTGGAGACCATGGTCACCGCCACCGAGAAGGAGGCCTTGATCCTGGAGGCCAGCCTCATCAAGCGCCACCGGCCCCGCTACAACGTCATTCTGCGGGACGACAAGAATTATCCTCTTCTCAAGGTGACGGTGACCGAGGCCTTCCCCCGCCTGGTCATGACCCGCCGGCGGGTGCCGGACGGCAGCCGCTACTTCGGGCCCTTCGCCTCGCCGGCGGCCATGTGGGAGACGGTGCGTCTGCTCAACCGGCTCTTTCCCTTGCGCCGTTGCCGGGGCAGCCAACTGGCCCCCCGGGACCGGCCCTGCCTCAACCACCAGCTGGGCCGCTGCTCGGCGCCCTGCCACGGCAAGGTGAGCGCCGAAGACTACCAGGCCATGGTGCGGGAGGTGCTGCTGTTTCTGGAAGGCCGCAACCAGGAGCTGGTGGCGAGCCTGCGGGCCCAGATGCAGCAGGCCGCCGCAGCCCTGGATTACGAGACCGCCGCCCGGCTGCGGGATCGGCTCCAGGCCATCGCCACCACCCTGGAGCGGCAGCGGGTGGTGGCGAGCCATTGCGGGGATCAGGATGCGCTGGCCCTGGTGCGGCGGCCAGGGATCGTGGCGGTGGCGATGCTGCAGGTGCGCTCCGGTGCGGTCAGTGGCGGGGAGACCTTCTCCCTGCTCGATCCGGTGGGCACCGACGCCGAGATCCTGGCCGCGGTGCTCCAGCAGTATTACGGCAACGAGCGGCCGGTGCCGGCCGAGATCGTGCTGCCGATCCCGCCCACCGACCAGGGTCTGCTGGCCGACTGGCTTGCCGATCTGGCCGGCTGCCGGGTGCGGCTCGTGGTGGCCAAGCGGGGCGAGCGGCGGCAGCTTCTGGATCTGGCCGCCGCCAACGCCGAGCAGCTGTTGACCGAGGAGGCCAGCCGCCGGGTCGCGGGCCAGGCCCTGGCGGAAGGGCTGCGGCAGACCCTGGGCCTGGCGGCCCCGCCCTCCCGGATCGAGGCGGTGGACATCTCCAACCTGGGCGCCGAGCAGGCGGTGGGCGCCCTGGTGGCCTTCGTGGATGGCGAGCCCTGGAAGAAGGGCTTTCGCCACTACCGCATCAAGAGCGTCACCGGGCCCGACGATCCGGCGATGATCGGCGAGGTGGTGCGGCGGCGCCTGCGGTCGGCCGGGGACCTGCCTGACCTCCTGCTGGTGGACGGCGGTCGCACCCAGCTGGCTGCGGCCACCGCCGCAGTGGCCGAGCTGGGCCTGACGGCCGTCGTGGGCCTGGTGGCCATGGCCAAGGAGCGGGCCGAGGAGGGGGAGAAGCTCTACCGCCCGGGTAGCGCCCTGCCCCTCATGCTGCCCGGCCACCAGCCGGTGCTCCTCTACCTGGCCCGGATCCGGGACGAGGTGCACCGTTTCGGCATCAGCCTGCATCGCCGCCTCCGGCGCCGGCAACGCCTGGCCTCGCCCCTGGACCGCATCCCCGGAGTAGGGCCTTCCCGGCGCACCGCCCTCTTGCGCCAGCTGGGCAGCCTGCGGGCGGTGACCCGGGCCAGCGTCCCGGAGCTGGCCGCGGTGGCCGGCATCGGCCCTGCCCTGGCCCAGGTCATCTGGGAGCATCTCCATCCCGGCAGCGGCCAGTGAGGGGCCGCCCAGGCACTCTTCCTGAGGCGGCCGGCCCTGCCCGTCCCTCTCTGCTGGGCGGATGTTGACAAGGTGCATGCATCTTTGCATATACAGGCCATGAAGATGCTGGGCACCCCGTGCGGCGCAGGACGGGCACGAGGAGGGTAACGGGTTGAAACTCGTCCGCAATACCGGCAGTGACCGGGTCGCCGACATCATCCGACCGCAACTGCAGCAGGGCCGTCGCATCGATGCGGTCACCCCGGCCCTGTCCATCTTCGCCTGCGGCGAGCTCTTCGCGGGACTCCGCCGCGCTCCGACGTGTCGACTGGTATTGCCGGCGGACCTGGACGGCCACACCCTGCTCGGCTCAAGCGCTGATCGTCCCATTCGCAATCGAATGCAGTCCCGATGGCTCGCGGCGCGACTCCATACCTGGATAAGCAACTGCGCTGAGGTCTGTGTCGCCCGGAGTGGGGTTCCACAGGGAGCCCTGGTCATCCGCGAGCAGTCCAACAAGCCCGTGCAAGCTCTCCTGGGGGCCATCGCCCTCACCACAGACGGCCTCGGGCTCGCGCCGGGCAACCCCCTGGGCATCATTCAGGCCTCCGAGACACCCGAGGAAGCCGGGATGCTGGCCCAGTGGTTCGATGCGCAGTGGGCGGGCCTGCCGGACACGCCGGCCGCCAAGGAGGGACTGCTCGGGCTGCTTGCGAGCATCGCGCGCCACCGTGCTCCCTACCTGATATATACCCTCGTCCTCCATCACCTTTTCTCCACGCAGGGCGACGCACTCGACGAGGAGCAGATCGTCAAGTCGGCCACGGGCATCCGCAACACCGTGGTGTGGAAAAAACTCTACAAGTTCCAACGCGACGGGGTCGTTGGCGCCATCGACAAGCTCAACCGCTTCGGCGGCTGCATCATCGCCGACAGCGTGGGCCTTGGGAAGACCTTCGAGGCGTTGGCGATCATCAAGTACCACGAACTGCGCAACGACCGGGTGCTGGTTCTCTGCCCCAAGCGGCTGCGCGACAACTGGACGCTTTACAAGGCCAACGATCGCCGCAATATTCTGGCCTCCGACCGCTTCAACTACGACGTCCTGAGCCATACCGATCTCTCTCGCGACGGCGGCCTCTCGGGCGATATCGACCTCGCGCACGTGAACTGGGGGAACTACGACCTGGTCGTGATCGATGAGTCGCACAACTTCCGCAACAAACGGACGCCCCAGAAGGGCGGCGAGACGCGCTACGACCGCCTCATGCGCAAGATCATCCGCGAGGGCGTGAAGACCCGGGTACTCATGCTCAGCGCCACGCCCGTGAACAACCGGATGGCGGACCTGCGTAACCAGATCGTGTTCGCCACGGAGGGCGATGACACCGCATTGCTGGAGCACGGCATCGGCAGCATCGACAGCACGACCCGCCTGGCACAGAAGCAGTTCAACCGCTGGCTCGATCTCGATGACGCGGAGCGCTCACCCAGCCGCCTGATCGAGATGCTGGGGTTCGACTACTTCACGTTGCTCGACCTGCTGACCATCGCCCGCTCGCGGAAGCACATCGAGAAGTACTACGGGCTCGCCGAGACCGGGCGCTTCCCGGATCGCCTGAAGCCGATCAACATCAAGGCCGACGTGGATCTTCAGGGCGCTTTTCCCGCCATCCGGGCGATCAACCTCGAGATCCGCCGCCTGAACCTCGCCGCCTACGCGCCCCTCCGCTACGTGCTGCCCCACAAGCAGGAGGCCTACGACCAGAAGTACAGCACCGAGGTGAAGGGTGGCACCGGCTTCTTCCGCCAGGTGGACCGCGAGGAGAGCCTGATCCACCTCCTTCGCGTGAACGTCCTCAAGCGCATGGAGAGCTCGGTCGTTTCGTTCGCGTTGACCGTCGAGCGGCAGCTCCGGGATGTGGAGGCAACCCTTGCCCGCATCGAGGCGCAGGCGGGGGAGCTGGAAGAGACCGACATCGAGGACATCGACATCGAAGACCCTGCCTTCGAGAGCCTCCTCGTCGGCCGCAAGGTCAAGGTGCTCCTTCAGGACGTGGACCTCGTGCGCTGGCGGCAGGACCTCCTGGAAGACCGCAACCGCCTGGCGACGCTGGCGGCCGCGGTCCGCGCGATCAGCGCCGGGCGCGATGCCAAGCTGGCGGCGCTTAGGCGAGTGATCACGGACAAGTGCCGAAACCCGATCAACGGGGTCAACCGCAAGGTGATCGTGTTCACCGCTTTCGCGGATACCGCCCGTTACCTTTACGGCCAGCTCGCCCCCTGGGCGAAGGCGAGCCTCGGGTTGGAGAGCGCCCTCGTCACGGGCACCGGCGGCAACCAGACGACCCTGCCGCAGCTGCGCCGGGACCTTGCCTCGATCCTCACCGCCTTCGCGCCCCTTTCAAAAGAGCGGCCGGAGGACCTCGCCGCCGACGGCGACCTCGATCTGCTCATCGCCACCGACTGCATCTCGGAGGGCCAGAACCTCCAGGACTGCGACTGGCTCGTCAACTACGACATCCACTGGAACCCGGTGCGCATCATCCAGCGCTTCGGGCGCATCGACCGCATCGGCTCGCCGAACGAGCGTATCCAACTCGTCAATTTCTGGCCCAACATGGAGCTTGAGGAGTACATCAACCTGGAACAGCGCGTCAGCGGCCGCATGGTGCTCCTCGACATCTCGGCCACCGGCGAGGAGAACCTGATCGAACAGCAGTCCGGCAACCAGATGAACGACCTCGAGTACCGCCGCAAGCAGCTTCTGAAGCTCCAGGACGCGGTGATCGATCTCGAGGATCTTTCCTCCGGCGTCTCCATCGCTGATCTCACCCTCACCGACTTCCGCATCGACCTCGCCGAGTTCCGCAAGGCGCACCCCGGCATGCTGGAGGCCTCACCGCTCGGCACCTTTGCGGTCACGACGAGCAGTGATGCCGAGGTCCCGCCCGGCATCGTCTTTTGCCTGCGGGCGGAAGGCGAGGCGGCGGCGCGCCTCCCGGAAGGCGGCTATCCCCTCGCCCCGCACTACCTGGTCCACGTGGGCGATGACGGCACGGTGCTCTTGCCCTACTCGCAGGC from Thermodesulfobacteriota bacterium encodes:
- the uvrC gene encoding excinuclease ABC subunit UvrC — translated: MSFSELIAQAPHHSGVYLMRDAGGTVLYVGKARDLRKRLASYARAAGSGKTGALLARVQLVETMVTATEKEALILEASLIKRHRPRYNVILRDDKNYPLLKVTVTEAFPRLVMTRRRVPDGSRYFGPFASPAAMWETVRLLNRLFPLRRCRGSQLAPRDRPCLNHQLGRCSAPCHGKVSAEDYQAMVREVLLFLEGRNQELVASLRAQMQQAAAALDYETAARLRDRLQAIATTLERQRVVASHCGDQDALALVRRPGIVAVAMLQVRSGAVSGGETFSLLDPVGTDAEILAAVLQQYYGNERPVPAEIVLPIPPTDQGLLADWLADLAGCRVRLVVAKRGERRQLLDLAAANAEQLLTEEASRRVAGQALAEGLRQTLGLAAPPSRIEAVDISNLGAEQAVGALVAFVDGEPWKKGFRHYRIKSVTGPDDPAMIGEVVRRRLRSAGDLPDLLLVDGGRTQLAAATAAVAELGLTAVVGLVAMAKERAEEGEKLYRPGSALPLMLPGHQPVLLYLARIRDEVHRFGISLHRRLRRRQRLASPLDRIPGVGPSRRTALLRQLGSLRAVTRASVPELAAVAGIGPALAQVIWEHLHPGSGQ
- a CDS encoding EAL domain-containing protein, with translation MSPSCYRILLVDDEEGDCRPIAGLLAQLPGLACDLTWLADFDQAREAIARQEHDLYLLGYRSGKGQGLDLLDLVHKQGSPAPVILLADTDDQVTARRAIEAGAADCLVKDQLDLPLLGRAIRYAMERKQAEAQILSMAYYDGLTGLPNRTLFRDRLQAALAQARRYRRTAAVLLLDIDNFKRINDTLGHGVGDQLVQETGGRLRECLRGSDTLARLGQEGEETTVARLGGDEFIILLTELRDVHDAARVAQRMRDAIALPFRINGHELFVSASIGIACYPQDEGCDTVDGILKNADTAMYHAKELGKNNYQFYKESMNSSAMQRLVLESQLRWALEREELELFYQPQVALASGRLVGVEALLRWRHPGLGLVPPARFIPLAEETGLIVPMGDWVLHAACRQGQRWHEEGWAPVRVSVNLSSQQFRQPGLEETVTAALAASGLAPASLELEITESIMMQNLAASRQVLERLKAMGVRISLDDFGTGYSSLSYLKSFPLTALKIDRSFLRDLAKRPEDTAIINVIIAMARHLGMEVCAEGVETVEQLGFLVEQGCDVIQGYLISTPLPAGEVVRFFSPAQPPGAASPAVLARAGGALPALPAAGPAAAAGSDLRERPLSILLAGASDEEQRAARETLRQARLANELVTVSDAAELARLLQPAADQGPPEPALRPGLILLDRGLTGLDEPQALAVIRAGAERQRIPILLLADAGGDQPGQAIEELGCTAGLARPISLPGLLAALEAWPGLSIELVRPPAGE
- a CDS encoding helicase-related protein, which translates into the protein MKLVRNTGSDRVADIIRPQLQQGRRIDAVTPALSIFACGELFAGLRRAPTCRLVLPADLDGHTLLGSSADRPIRNRMQSRWLAARLHTWISNCAEVCVARSGVPQGALVIREQSNKPVQALLGAIALTTDGLGLAPGNPLGIIQASETPEEAGMLAQWFDAQWAGLPDTPAAKEGLLGLLASIARHRAPYLIYTLVLHHLFSTQGDALDEEQIVKSATGIRNTVVWKKLYKFQRDGVVGAIDKLNRFGGCIIADSVGLGKTFEALAIIKYHELRNDRVLVLCPKRLRDNWTLYKANDRRNILASDRFNYDVLSHTDLSRDGGLSGDIDLAHVNWGNYDLVVIDESHNFRNKRTPQKGGETRYDRLMRKIIREGVKTRVLMLSATPVNNRMADLRNQIVFATEGDDTALLEHGIGSIDSTTRLAQKQFNRWLDLDDAERSPSRLIEMLGFDYFTLLDLLTIARSRKHIEKYYGLAETGRFPDRLKPINIKADVDLQGAFPAIRAINLEIRRLNLAAYAPLRYVLPHKQEAYDQKYSTEVKGGTGFFRQVDREESLIHLLRVNVLKRMESSVVSFALTVERQLRDVEATLARIEAQAGELEETDIEDIDIEDPAFESLLVGRKVKVLLQDVDLVRWRQDLLEDRNRLATLAAAVRAISAGRDAKLAALRRVITDKCRNPINGVNRKVIVFTAFADTARYLYGQLAPWAKASLGLESALVTGTGGNQTTLPQLRRDLASILTAFAPLSKERPEDLAADGDLDLLIATDCISEGQNLQDCDWLVNYDIHWNPVRIIQRFGRIDRIGSPNERIQLVNFWPNMELEEYINLEQRVSGRMVLLDISATGEENLIEQQSGNQMNDLEYRRKQLLKLQDAVIDLEDLSSGVSIADLTLTDFRIDLAEFRKAHPGMLEASPLGTFAVTTSSDAEVPPGIVFCLRAEGEAAARLPEGGYPLAPHYLVHVGDDGTVLLPYSQAKQILDRLKRLCLGRDLPDAGAGARFDKTTRDGEDMRHAQRLLAAAVAAVVGKSEERAVASLFAPGGTFALAGEFAGIDDFEVVAYLVILPEAFG
- a CDS encoding MgtC/SapB family protein; this translates as MTSMLTNLDPLLPSLMGRILLAAVLGGLIGIERDMHGRAAGLRTHLLVAAGAALFTILSELIPGQAALRPTASGLPAFADPARVASQIVVGIGFLGAGTIIKEGLTIRGLTTAACLWIVAAVGMAAGAGRPILAIATTALALLALVFLQYLERWYPKVSYRTLTLETAAEVEIPQVLAVLANLGLETVYVEIDRNYGRRETVLRLYLRLFHRGLTDRLAHRVITAMEKAGIPLQRLRWSR